A genome region from Halorussus pelagicus includes the following:
- a CDS encoding transcription factor encodes MAFEDLLEDPVIQKYLHELVGPKGMPVAAAPPDGEVTDEELAEELDLELNDVRRALFILYENDLATYRRLRDEDSGWLTYLWTFQYDNIPDNLEEEMHRLLTALDQREDYERQHEFYLCEVCSIRFEFGEAMDFGFECPECGSPLESMENSRLIDSMEQRIEDLREELNADQLEEAEA; translated from the coding sequence ATGGCTTTTGAGGACTTACTGGAGGACCCAGTAATTCAGAAATATCTTCACGAATTGGTCGGTCCGAAGGGAATGCCCGTCGCTGCGGCCCCGCCGGACGGCGAAGTTACCGACGAGGAGTTGGCCGAGGAGTTGGACCTCGAACTCAACGACGTTCGGCGCGCGCTGTTCATCCTCTACGAGAACGACCTCGCCACGTACCGACGCCTGCGCGACGAGGACTCGGGGTGGCTCACGTACCTCTGGACGTTCCAGTACGACAACATCCCGGACAACCTCGAAGAGGAGATGCACCGCCTGCTGACCGCGCTCGACCAGCGCGAGGACTACGAGCGCCAACACGAGTTCTACCTCTGTGAGGTCTGTTCGATTCGGTTCGAGTTCGGCGAGGCGATGGACTTCGGCTTTGAGTGTCCCGAGTGTGGCTCGCCGCTCGAATCCATGGAGAACAGTCGGCTCATCGACTCGATGGAGCAGCGAATCGAGGACCTCCGCGAGGAACTCAACGCCGACCAACTCGAAGAGGCCGAGGCATAG
- a CDS encoding bifunctional metallophosphatase/5'-nucleotidase has protein sequence MSLRVLHYSDIENAYDDAERVGRLAGTIDALRDDRTVVVGTGDDTAPGVLALRTDGRQSLEFFDAVEPDLETFGNHDFDFGTDPLRDIVADSPQQWVSANVYAADGTDRQFADAPAATVVERGGERVGFVGVTDPKTPEISAGASELTVTDPVAEVREVLPALRERADHVVVLAHLRGETERAIAEFDGVDAVLGGHVHTERHDRVNGTLLLRPSANGQMLWEVELGDRATATRHAVPDGPRDDAVAGALRDRMEATGLTEVVGHVEEPIARSVRRHYGGECRVANLVTDAYRWATGADVAYTQSGGLRDGPALAGEVTVADLIGVSPFGGELRTAVLTGAQLRELASEVYAPDDSDGRTWWGHFGGVEIAYDSADGRVCEVRFDGDPVDPVAEFSVATNAYVVEYGTEPISPECVVDSFGIQYDAIVEYAREEGLDVDVDGRLLEV, from the coding sequence ATGAGTCTCCGCGTCCTCCACTACTCGGACATCGAGAACGCGTACGACGACGCCGAGCGCGTGGGTCGCCTCGCCGGAACCATCGACGCACTCCGGGACGACCGAACCGTCGTCGTCGGGACGGGCGACGACACCGCCCCCGGCGTCCTCGCGCTCCGGACCGACGGCCGCCAGTCGCTGGAGTTCTTCGATGCAGTCGAACCCGACCTCGAAACGTTCGGCAACCACGACTTCGACTTCGGGACCGACCCGCTCCGGGACATCGTCGCCGACTCGCCCCAGCAGTGGGTGAGCGCGAACGTCTACGCGGCAGACGGGACGGACCGCCAGTTCGCCGACGCCCCCGCCGCGACCGTGGTCGAGCGCGGCGGCGAGCGGGTGGGGTTCGTCGGCGTGACCGACCCGAAAACGCCCGAAATATCGGCCGGTGCGTCCGAACTCACCGTCACCGACCCGGTGGCCGAAGTGCGAGAGGTGCTTCCGGCGCTCCGCGAGCGGGCGGACCACGTCGTCGTTCTCGCCCACCTCCGAGGCGAGACCGAGCGCGCTATCGCCGAGTTCGACGGCGTGGACGCCGTCCTCGGCGGTCACGTCCACACCGAGCGCCACGACCGAGTGAACGGGACCCTGCTCCTGCGGCCGAGTGCGAACGGGCAGATGCTCTGGGAGGTCGAACTGGGCGACCGGGCGACTGCGACCCGCCACGCGGTGCCCGACGGGCCGCGCGACGACGCCGTCGCGGGCGCGCTCCGAGACCGGATGGAGGCGACGGGGTTGACCGAAGTCGTGGGCCACGTCGAAGAGCCAATCGCTCGGAGCGTCCGCCGTCACTACGGCGGGGAGTGTCGCGTCGCTAATCTCGTCACCGACGCCTACCGGTGGGCGACCGGCGCGGACGTGGCCTACACGCAGTCCGGCGGTCTCCGCGACGGCCCGGCGCTGGCGGGCGAGGTGACGGTGGCCGACCTGATAGGCGTCTCGCCGTTCGGCGGCGAACTCCGGACCGCGGTCCTCACGGGCGCGCAACTGCGCGAACTCGCCAGCGAAGTCTACGCGCCAGACGATTCGGACGGTCGAACGTGGTGGGGACACTTCGGCGGAGTCGAAATCGCCTACGACTCCGCGGACGGACGCGTCTGCGAGGTGCGATTCGACGGCGACCCCGTGGACCCCGTCGCGGAGTTCTCGGTCGCCACGAACGCCTACGTCGTGGAGTACGGCACGGAACCCATCTCTCCGGAGTGCGTGGTGGACTCGTTCGGCATCCAGTA